In Alosa alosa isolate M-15738 ecotype Scorff River chromosome 10, AALO_Geno_1.1, whole genome shotgun sequence, the genomic stretch TTAGGCTCAGACGGTTTTCTGGTGGATTAAACGTATAATAGTTCATAAAGTTCCCATAAGGTGCAGCTCCAGGATCTTCATTTTCAGACGAGACATCTTTCACTTGACAACACACATGGGTCTCCATTTCTGTCCACCGCTGAAATAAGTCCGTATGGATGGCTGACTTTCACAAGAAAAGAGTCCTACACACTCATAAAGAGAAAATATAAAATTAGTCAGTTGTAATGGAGATTATCTCTACTGAGTTGgacttttctgttttttcttgAAAAAACGATACGAGTTTTGTCTATTCCTTTATGAACAAAACGACACGAGTTTCTCATTTCAGAAACGAACCAACGCTTATCTTTTTGTCCCTTCGCGAGGCACGTACATATGGTGCGCAGATCTTTCTATCGCGCAGATGCGGTAGTAAGACTTTACAAAACATCACACCAACGCTGACATTGAGAGGGCTGCAGATATCTATATCGACGTTGTCTTTAGAAAGGTAAAACATGTTaactaattaatttaattaaatttgCCAACAATTACTGAAGTTATACTACAACTACAATCAGGGGAAGGGACGGTGCTTGACGTTTGCGAACAAGATATTCTTAGCAAGTTCTATCCTGGTAGCATGGCTCAGTGACATCAAGTGTTAAGAGTTGGCAAGTCGACGTGAATGATTTATTCCAGTTATGAGAACTCGTGAGATTCTTCGATAGCCCGATAACTTGATAACGTTAGTCATTGCCTATTTTATAATGAAACCTTGGCCAGCTCAGTCCACTGAAATGGCAAGCAGACAGCAACATGTAATGTTAACGTTTTATGTTTTAAAAGATCTCGTGACTAACAAGAAATTGGACATAACATCACGATAAAGTTTAGGATGTGCATGTCATTGCGGTTCTGACAGACTAAACTGGACTGTAGCAGAAAGAATGGACTTGACTCTTCAAAACGTGTTTATTTATCTCCTCTCAGGCATTCACCATGCTATCAGCAAAACGCATCGCAGATGCAGGATACAGGGTGTTCTCCGGCTCCATGATGCTGTTAACATTATACGGAGGATACCTATGCACCGTGCGAGCACAGCGCTTTTTGGAGAAACAGAAACAAATTGAAGCCGCGGCGCAGGATCAGACAGAGCCAGAGTTAAAGGACTGACGGACATTCCTACTTCAAATGGATGTCATTCCAGGAGAGTGAACTCTATATTTCTACGCATGGTCATCGCAATCATGTTGCTATGTTGTGGCCTAAGGGAGGAAGAACTCACCTCAAGACTAGTCTTTCTTTATTGCATGCTAAGATGTGACCCTTGTTTTAGGCCAGGCTGTGATCGGATGCTATTCATAATTTTGAGTGATTGTGGAATATATTAAACATGGTTCCATGTCTCCTGTAAGTCATTGGTTGGTTACTCTGGGTCTTCATCTAAATCCATGTCACAAAACTAATCCAGAAATATCTGGACTTGAGTTTAGTTCAACAGAGGGAGGTGATGCAAGAAAGCACCTGTTCCTCTGTTTGTAAACATGATACAGGGCGGTTCCGATCAGCAACATGTGGAAATGTCTAATATTAATGATTGCTATTAAAGGGATTTACACCTTTTCCACACTCATACATTTTGATGAGCGCTTATTGTATTTTAGGTCATATTTAtgcattatatttatattaagcCACATTTTCTAGAACCACTGTGGATTTTGGGTGTGGATCTCCCCTAAGCAGGAAGGATGAGCCCAAGTAAACTAACTGACAAACATGAATACTTTTGTTTCACACTGTGCAGGTAATCAATGTCATTTTAATAAACGTATTTTATCTCTACATAAAAATTCAGTAAAACAAAAGCAGAATAGACCAGAAAAACTAACAGAAATAGAACCATGAAAtattcatatttaaaaaaaaaaaaaaaaaaaaaacaagtcaagTACAGCCAAACAGTAAAACTGGAAGTAGATATTGTATTTCTCCTGACCTTCAGTAAAACGTGAAGGCATAGAAGCAGTGAGAAGTAGAACACAGTTTACGCCTGTAACGTCAGAACGCGAAAAAATCTGGTTTTAATCTCTTTTCATCTCCTTTTCATTCAACCTTCATCCCTCCCTAgttctgtgttttctttttttttggtatgcacaaagtatacacacatacatctctTTAATGTCCATATACCCATGCCTGTGTTAGCGGTCCTTCAGTGCCAGTCTGtgagtagaggagaagagagtggtCAGACACAGGTGCGGGAGTCCACAGCAGGACAGTTGgtcaggaagagaggaggggagggagggatgggcaCGAGTCAGGGAGGAGTAGTCACTGAGCAGGCAGAATTCATGAGGAGGGGAAGCCCTGTCCACCCCTGGTGGTGGTGATAGTCATCACGGTCACTAGCTGTTGTGGTTTTGGGCCCAAGCTTTAGTGCCGGTCAAGTGGCCATTGGTGCCGTTCTCGCTCTTAGGCGATGAGGTGTTGCGTCGGGCGGAGCTCGTCTCATCATCAGAGCTGCTCTCGATGTCGCTGCGCACGTCCTTTGCAACCTGACGGGAGAAGGTCACCAAGTCAGCAGAGTGAGGGAAAACACTTTGGTTGAGAAGCTTGAGCCACTAACATAAGAAAAACATAATGCGTGTCTTCTATGACTTACTGACACCTCTTAAAATGACGCACGATTTGTTAAGCATCCTCTGAGGCATCTTCACATTCTCACTGAACAAGTATGCATTCTAACCAGCATTCCATGATAGAACAGAATAACTGTGATGCAACAACCTGGTAATCACATTTCCTGGCAGAAAGAGCTGAATAACAAACCACACTACACCCACATGGCCACAAGGGGGAGTCAGAGACACAAGAGCGCAATCGGTCAAGAATTATGTAACAGGTCAGTGGGTCCCATGACTTGCTTAGGGACTGGCATTAGAGATTATAAATATGTACTATTATTATCTGTGTAATGGAAGCAAGTGAACGCTGCTAAAATGgcttacacacgcacagagtGGAAATTAATTCAACTTCAGCTTTATGATACGTAACTGGTTTTGCTATGGTTTGAATGGTCCAATCTGGTCTCTATGCATCTCACACTTCTACAGGCTTCTATGTCTCATCCAAAGTGCCTTGAGAATTCAGAACTGCTTGCAGTTGAGatgagaggtcagaggtcagagaaAAAGGGGAGAGCGAGGAAGGGAAGTGTGAGTGACAGTTGCACAGGTCCAGTGAGCACGGAGGCTGCGGACAGACAGGAACAGAGgacggcagagagagaggggggacagacagagacaggatCTTCTGTCCACCAAGGAGGAAAGGGCAGGCATGAGGCCTTTCTgttgaaaggagagaaaaaaaaagagacagagagagaaaagagggaaaatTATGGTAGAGAATAACTGGGTTGGTAGGGACTCGAGTGGGCACAGCACAGCCTACAGATACTAGCAGTCTAAGGATTATCGCAAATGCAGTTTAACATCCTGATATCCcaatatgtgaaaactgagcACACATTGCTTAAAATGTGAGTTAGCCTCAACTAAAATGTCATGAATCCGTTGTCTAAAGGTAAAGTTATGCTGTGGCCCAAACCTTCAGACCTACACAGAAACCCAACACACTGGTCTGAATCCCTCCCTCATAAACTGGGGGCTTACAAAGGGTATCACGATGACCCAAACTTTCAGACTTAAGGAGATTTCTATACTTTTTCAAAATGTCTATACTTTCTGGAAAACAGTATTTCACAATTCCAGACTCCTGAACACTACAATATTGATCtggaaaaaatgtaatttttttctCCTGCACTAGATtgagctccctctctctgtaacaACAATCAATCACCACCAGCATTGTTGTGTGGCAGTAAAGCATGTATCTATTACACACGACACAGGAACCGAAACTGGTGGCATCTCCAACAAAAGGTGAGCggacacaggcacacccacctTGCCACGCATGATGGCTTTGAGGGCGATGCGGGCGATCAGGTACGACCAGATGACATGCAGCACCTGCAGCACCATCAGCAGGGAGCAGAAGAGCCACCAGGACGGGTACGGCCCGATGATCTCCCAGCTCTCAAACACCGTCGACTTAATGCTCCTACACACGAGCAGGAAGAGCAAACCATGTCAGTtatgcactcacacattcacacatatttAATGGAACATGATATTAGTTAACAAGGAGTCAAACATTCAGAACAGTGTTAAGTCACACTCTTTCCTTGTGTTTTTTCAAACTGATGTATTTaaaattcagttcagttttaaTTCAGATTAATAATATAAGAACTATTATTCCTTCTCATTTTTAAAGTACAACCAGAGTGTGTAAATTGTGTTTTATACATAAAACTTGCTTTGCCTTCATACTCTCAACTTAACCACATGCAGTAACGTAGAACATCTCAGCCACATGACAATGCAGCATTGCCTATAATGCCCCAAAATTAAGTCTAAGGGAGTGTTTGTATGATTGTGTGCGACACAATGAGGATATTTGGGGGTCTGTGCTGCATTTCTTGGGCTATTAAGCCATATCTGTGTCTAGTAAAACTCCACACGTTTCCTATGTGCGGAGGTGCATAGTGAACTCATGTCATTGTAATCTAtctggttaaaaaaaaacacacacacacacacacacacacacacagtatggatTTCAGGCGCCTGTAACAGCATCATCTCTTCAGCAGCTCCCCGACACTGAATATAGGCACTCAGGTTACAGCATTAGCTGACAGTCAGTCTCACTCATTCATCTCCAGgattctaaacacacacacacacacacacacacacacacacaggcacacgcacagggacacacacaggcacacagagaaACCACAGATGTAGACACACATGTATTCCCAGACACAGACATCCCCTACAAATATACTAACCAGAGTGGGTAGATGACGAGTCTTGTTCCGAAAAAGCATATTGCAAACACCACAAACAGGATGTCGCAAATCCGCTGATATTTGGCATAGTTGGCCAGTTTGGcagcctgtcacacacacacacacacacacacacacacacacacacattcacacacacagataaagacCACATCTCTAAAACAGGTCATAATCACATCTTGCCTCTTAACAACAGCATCTCAGCTGCTCATCTTGAGTGATCCCAATGGAGTATAATTCTTTGATTGAATGTAGTATATGAAGTATTGAACATAGCaacatttgttaaaaaaaaaattccactaAGTATATTTCCAATGAGACTATTCACATGAATTGTATTAACTCAGgaaatccacacatataaagaaATCCAAACATCAAAGTCCAAGTAAAGTTGTGTAATACAGTGggatgacacaggaaaaaagtattgaacacgctaagaaaaagcagtacatcAAGGTTAGGAAAGGCTACCTAGAccttctttcagggagatagTCTGGAACCATAAGATAAGATAATCCTTTAATTGTCTAATTGAGAAGTTTGCATTGTTACAGCGTCCAAGACAGCACCCCCCCCCAGGACCACTCAGAGAAAGCTCAAGAAAGACTAAGAAGACTTAGAGGTAGAAGGTACAATCGTTACAGAGAAAACCATAGGCAATGCACTCCACCACCATGGCCTCTAATGCACACTCACCCCGGAAGGCATCATTAGTGTAGCATCACTAAAGGAAAACACAAAGCTTGTAGAAGCTTGTTTAAAGTTTGCTACAAAACActtggacaagcctatgaaatactaTGATAGAATAGAAATAGAATGAGAGAATGTAGTCTGGTCAGACGAGAGCAAAACTGAACTTTTTGGcagtcatactacacaccatgtttggaggagaaatggcactgtgcatcaccctacaAATAATATACCAGCATTAGGTGGGTTTACATGGATTAAACTATTCCAACTGAAAAATGTGTGCtgtctgtttacatggggtaaGTTCTATTCCTATAGAGGTGGACGCATCacaagctgctttcagacctgtgtaagtctgcatgttctgcGGATGTGTAAGTGGTCGAGccatatatctgaacaacataaccgcATTgtccttccagcaggacaacgATCCAAAGCATACAGCAACGGAAATCCTCAATTGGTGTTGGAGAAAGAACCCCCCActctggaatcttcaatatttaAAGTCTCTTTAGAAGAATGGACCAAAATCGGACCTAAACACAGTTTCTTCGTACAGGAAAATGTCTTGAAGCGGTCATTATagacaaaggcttttccacaaagcaacaccaaagcatttttcctctgtcgcacacacggtatttgtttatccagcactggctttgcaaataacgatgtccaaaGGCAAGGTgtagtatgttgcatgattttataaaAAGTATGGTGTATtgtgacatcagaagcaagtaaaatttgtagtttcttatgtctcattccatcgaactacagatccgctacccgatctggcaaacttacatagtgcggttatagccgatagagggccgcaaagcgaatgcagaaagtgccgttcaacctgttatgagttgatgaaccactgaaacgattttggaaacattattttaaggtacaaaaaaactctTCGGTGTTGTTTTAAGAAGTTTCAGTTGGCGggttttcctgtgtcattccactttattacacattatattatttatggactttaatgtttggatttcttTACATGTATGGATTTCCtaagttaaagctgcagttggcaagtctgacagattgaggggacttggCCAAAATGTTgcatgtttacaactctcatgcccctcccccactaccaccgagcaccctcttattgagtttgtgctcgtcagtgcgcaccagactgcactagactgtgattgacagtcagatctcacacagccctgctctgattggaccagaagaactgggagctgtggatttttgcaaaaaaaataacaggctctaggtggaggtagaagtgcgggtttttttctaaaaccggctgatttatgttgttctgtcggagcatagtgttggtttcagtgaatatgatcaaaacaatcttgccaactgcagcttaaatactaatgtctggtgaacatttcatgtgaatagcCTCAATGGaaatatacttactgaaaacAATGTTGatgcgttcaatacttatttcccccactgtatgtgtgtgcacatgtgtgagcTTATACAGTGTGTTCTCACCGACAGCAGGAAGTCAGAGGCCCTAGTCCCAGCCaaccccaggtgtgtgtgtgtgtgtgtgtgtgtgtgtgtgtgtgtgtgtacgctcacCTCTAACAGGAAGTCGGAGGAGTCGTGTATCGCCATGGTCAGGCTGCCTACCCGCACCATGTTGGTGACGTAGGAGAAGCTGATGAGGGAGATGGTGGCCAGGTGGTGCACAAACATGATGAGGAAGTCCTGCAGGCGagcccaacatacacacacaggtcaatacactcagaccacacacacacacacacacacacaggtcaatacactcagaccaacacacacacacacacacacaggtcaatacactcagaccaacacacacacacacaggtcaatacactcagaccaacacacacaggtcaaaaTACTcagatcagcacacacacacacacgtcaataTACTTAGaccagtgcgcacacacacacacacacacacacacacacacaggtcaataCAGTCagacctgcatacacacacacccagaccagcacacacacacacacacac encodes the following:
- the LOC125301624 gene encoding cytochrome c oxidase assembly protein COX14 homolog, with the protein product MLSAKRIADAGYRVFSGSMMLLTLYGGYLCTVRAQRFLEKQKQIEAAAQDQTEPELKD